A genome region from Stenotrophomonas maltophilia includes the following:
- the betA gene encoding choline dehydrogenase, with amino-acid sequence MSTHNEYDYIIIGAGSAGNVLATRLTEDADVSVLLLEAGGPDYRLDFRTQMPAALAFPLQGKRYNWAYKTDPEPFMNNRRMDCGRGKGLGGSSLINGMCYIRGNAMDYDNWASMPGLEDWTYLDCLPYFRKAETRDIGPNDYHGGDGPLRVTTPKAGNNELFAAMVEAGVQAGYPRTDDLNGYQQEGFGPMDRTVTPKGRRSSTARGYLDLAKPRPNLTIVTHALTDRILFSGKRAVGVQWLHNDQPQRATARREVLLCGGAIASPQILQRSGVGPADLLRSLDIDLVHHLPGVGANLQDHLEMYLQYECKKPVSLAPALKLYNQPAIGAEWLFLGTGIGASNQFEAGGFIRSDAEFDWPNLQYHFLPVAINYNGSNPIKAHSFQMHVGSMRSPSRGRIHVRSKDPREHPSILFNYMSHDQDWREFRAAIRITREIFAQPALAPYSGREISPGSALQTDAQIDAFVREHAETAYHPSCSNKMGHADDPMAVVDGQGRVHGLEGLRIVDASIMPQVVTGNLNAPTIMMAEKLADVIRGRTPLARSTAPYYKANGAPVRKQG; translated from the coding sequence ATGCCGATGTCAGCGTGCTGCTGCTGGAAGCCGGTGGCCCGGACTACCGGCTCGACTTCCGTACCCAGATGCCGGCGGCACTGGCCTTCCCGCTCCAAGGCAAGCGCTACAACTGGGCGTACAAGACCGATCCGGAGCCCTTCATGAACAACCGCCGCATGGACTGCGGCCGCGGCAAGGGCCTGGGCGGCTCGTCGCTGATCAACGGCATGTGCTACATCCGCGGCAACGCGATGGACTACGACAACTGGGCCAGCATGCCGGGCCTGGAAGACTGGACCTACCTGGACTGCCTGCCGTACTTCCGCAAGGCCGAAACCCGCGACATCGGCCCCAACGACTACCACGGTGGTGATGGCCCGCTGCGCGTGACCACGCCGAAGGCCGGCAACAACGAGCTGTTCGCCGCGATGGTCGAGGCCGGCGTGCAGGCCGGCTACCCGCGCACCGACGACCTCAATGGCTACCAGCAGGAAGGCTTCGGCCCGATGGACCGCACGGTGACCCCGAAGGGCCGTCGCTCCAGCACTGCCCGCGGCTACCTGGACCTGGCCAAGCCGCGCCCGAACCTGACCATCGTCACCCACGCGCTGACCGACCGCATCCTGTTCTCGGGCAAGCGTGCGGTGGGCGTGCAGTGGCTGCACAACGACCAGCCGCAGCGTGCCACTGCCCGTCGCGAAGTGCTGCTGTGCGGCGGTGCCATCGCCTCGCCGCAGATCCTGCAGCGCTCCGGCGTCGGCCCGGCCGACCTGCTGCGCAGCCTGGACATCGACCTGGTGCACCACCTGCCGGGCGTTGGCGCCAACCTCCAGGACCATCTGGAAATGTACCTGCAGTACGAGTGCAAGAAGCCGGTCTCGCTGGCGCCGGCACTGAAGCTGTACAACCAGCCGGCGATCGGTGCCGAGTGGCTGTTCCTGGGCACCGGCATCGGCGCCAGCAACCAGTTCGAGGCCGGTGGCTTCATCCGCAGCGACGCCGAGTTCGACTGGCCGAACCTGCAGTACCACTTCCTGCCGGTGGCGATCAATTACAACGGCTCCAACCCGATCAAGGCACACAGCTTCCAGATGCACGTCGGCTCGATGCGCTCGCCCAGCCGCGGCCGCATCCACGTGCGTTCCAAGGACCCGCGCGAACATCCCAGCATCCTGTTCAACTACATGTCGCACGACCAGGACTGGCGCGAGTTCCGCGCGGCGATCCGCATCACCCGTGAGATCTTCGCGCAGCCGGCACTGGCCCCTTACAGCGGCCGCGAGATCTCGCCGGGCAGCGCGCTGCAGACCGACGCGCAGATCGATGCGTTCGTCCGCGAGCATGCCGAGACCGCCTACCACCCGTCGTGCTCGAACAAGATGGGCCACGCCGATGATCCGATGGCGGTGGTCGACGGCCAGGGCCGCGTGCACGGCCTGGAAGGCCTGCGCATCGTCGATGCCTCGATCATGCCGCAGGTCGTGACCGGCAACCTCAACGCGCCGACCATCATGATGGCCGAGAAACTGGCCGACGTGATCCGCGGCCGCACCCCGCTGGCCCGCAGCACCGCGCCGTACTACAAGGCCAATGGTGCACCGGTGCGCAAGCAGGGCTGA
- a CDS encoding long-chain fatty acid--CoA ligase, producing MSLDRPWLQSYPKGVPAEIDVNEFHSVASVFDASVAKFRDRPAYSSFGKVLTYGETDALVTQFAAYLLGELKLKKGDRVALMMPNCLQYPVATFGVLRAGLTVVNVNPLYTARELKHQLVDAGVTALVVVDNFGDTVEQVIADTPVKHVITTGLGDLLGAKGAIVNFVLKYIKKMVPNYHVKGAVRFRQALTLGSRHALPPVEIDHDDIAFLQYTGGTTGVAKGAMLTNRNLIANMQQASAWISASGIEMGKEWIITALPLYHIFALTANGLVFMKFGGCNHLITNPRDMKGFVKELKSVRFTAITGVNTLFNGLLNTPGFDTVDFSSLKVTLGGGMAVQRAVAERWKKVTGVTLVEAYGLTETSPAACINPLTLTEYNGSIGLPIPSTDACIKDDNSNILPLGEVGELCIKGPQVMKGYWQRPEETDKAIDADGWLHTGDMAKMDEQGFFYIVDRKKDMILVSGFNVYPNEVEDVIAMMPGVLEVAAVGVPDEKSGEVVKVVIVKKDPNLTAEMVKEHARANLTGYKHPKIVEFRKELPKTNVGKILRRELRDTPAQ from the coding sequence ATGAGTCTGGATCGTCCCTGGCTGCAGAGCTATCCGAAAGGCGTTCCCGCCGAGATCGACGTCAACGAGTTCCATTCGGTAGCTTCGGTCTTCGACGCTTCCGTCGCGAAATTCCGCGACCGTCCAGCCTACTCCAGCTTCGGCAAGGTGCTCACCTACGGTGAGACCGATGCGCTGGTCACCCAGTTCGCGGCCTACCTGCTGGGTGAGCTCAAGCTCAAGAAGGGTGACCGCGTCGCCCTGATGATGCCCAACTGCCTGCAGTACCCGGTGGCCACCTTCGGCGTGCTGCGCGCAGGCCTCACCGTGGTCAACGTCAACCCGCTGTACACCGCCCGCGAGCTGAAGCACCAGCTGGTCGACGCCGGCGTGACCGCACTGGTCGTGGTCGACAACTTCGGCGATACCGTCGAGCAGGTCATCGCCGACACGCCGGTCAAGCACGTGATCACTACCGGCCTGGGCGACCTGCTCGGCGCCAAGGGCGCGATCGTCAACTTCGTGCTGAAGTACATCAAGAAGATGGTGCCCAACTACCACGTCAAGGGTGCCGTCCGCTTCAGGCAGGCACTCACGCTGGGCAGCCGCCACGCGCTCCCGCCGGTCGAGATCGACCACGACGACATCGCCTTCCTGCAGTACACCGGCGGCACCACCGGCGTGGCCAAGGGTGCGATGCTGACCAACCGCAACCTGATCGCCAACATGCAGCAGGCCTCGGCCTGGATCAGTGCGTCGGGCATCGAGATGGGCAAGGAGTGGATCATCACCGCCCTGCCGCTGTACCACATCTTCGCACTGACGGCGAACGGCCTGGTCTTCATGAAGTTCGGTGGCTGCAACCACCTGATCACCAATCCGCGCGACATGAAGGGTTTCGTCAAGGAGCTCAAGTCGGTGCGCTTCACCGCCATCACCGGCGTCAACACGCTGTTCAACGGCCTGCTCAATACCCCCGGTTTCGACACGGTCGACTTCTCGTCGCTGAAGGTCACCCTGGGCGGCGGCATGGCCGTGCAGCGCGCCGTGGCCGAACGCTGGAAAAAGGTGACCGGCGTTACCCTGGTCGAGGCCTATGGCCTGACCGAGACGTCGCCGGCGGCCTGCATCAACCCGCTTACCCTCACCGAGTACAACGGTTCGATCGGCCTGCCGATCCCGTCCACCGATGCCTGCATCAAGGATGACAACAGCAACATCCTGCCGCTGGGCGAAGTCGGCGAACTCTGCATCAAGGGCCCGCAGGTGATGAAGGGCTACTGGCAGCGTCCGGAGGAAACCGACAAGGCCATCGACGCCGACGGCTGGCTGCACACCGGCGACATGGCGAAGATGGACGAACAGGGCTTCTTCTACATCGTCGACCGCAAGAAGGACATGATCCTGGTGTCCGGCTTCAACGTGTACCCGAACGAAGTCGAGGATGTCATCGCGATGATGCCCGGCGTGCTGGAAGTGGCTGCGGTCGGCGTGCCGGACGAGAAGTCCGGTGAGGTGGTCAAGGTGGTCATCGTGAAGAAGGACCCGAACCTGACCGCCGAAATGGTCAAGGAACATGCCCGGGCCAACCTGACCGGTTACAAACACCCCAAAATCGTAGAATTCCGAAAGGAGCTGCCGAAGACCAACGTCGGCAAAATCCTCCGCCGCGAACTCCGCGATACGCCCGCCCAGTAA
- a CDS encoding crotonase/enoyl-CoA hydratase family protein has product MSTIEKLPSSGSRFATIRTEDSADGTAHWLFMHADAATGIRPCCRKDMLDEMWSFMAAITRSPAERHSGTLRHFVLASDAVAYNLGGDLDLFTRLIREGNRDLLLNYAQRCVEGVHHLHTGFGGDVRSIALIQGDALGGGLEMALACHTIVAEEGSGMGLPEVLFGLFPGMGAYSFLCRRVSPHLAEKIILDGRVYSAEEMHALGIVDVLAKKGEGRAAVEELIRQQQRTPQSYLAMNAARSIAQAVSYDELLEITKVWVDSALALGDRSLRTMDRLIKAQTRRAGLDAA; this is encoded by the coding sequence ATGAGTACCATCGAAAAGCTGCCGAGCAGCGGCTCGCGTTTTGCCACCATCCGTACCGAGGACAGCGCCGACGGCACTGCCCACTGGTTGTTCATGCATGCCGATGCTGCCACCGGCATCCGTCCGTGCTGCCGAAAGGACATGCTCGATGAGATGTGGAGCTTCATGGCCGCCATCACCCGCAGCCCCGCCGAGCGCCACAGCGGCACGTTGCGGCATTTCGTGCTGGCGTCCGATGCCGTCGCCTACAACCTGGGGGGCGACCTGGACCTGTTCACCCGCCTGATCCGCGAAGGCAACCGCGACCTCCTGCTGAACTACGCCCAGCGGTGCGTGGAAGGCGTGCACCACCTGCACACCGGATTCGGCGGCGACGTGCGTTCGATCGCCCTGATCCAGGGCGACGCGCTTGGCGGTGGCCTGGAAATGGCATTGGCCTGCCACACCATCGTGGCCGAGGAAGGCAGCGGAATGGGCCTGCCCGAAGTGCTGTTCGGCCTTTTCCCCGGCATGGGCGCCTATTCGTTCCTGTGCCGGCGGGTGTCACCGCACCTGGCCGAGAAGATCATCCTTGACGGCCGTGTCTACAGCGCCGAGGAAATGCATGCGCTGGGTATCGTCGATGTACTGGCGAAGAAGGGCGAAGGTCGTGCCGCGGTTGAAGAGCTGATCCGCCAGCAGCAACGCACCCCGCAGTCCTATCTGGCAATGAACGCCGCGCGCAGCATTGCCCAGGCGGTCAGCTACGACGAACTGCTGGAGATCACCAAGGTATGGGTCGATTCCGCCCTCGCCCTTGGCGACCGCTCCTTGCGTACCATGGATCGCCTGATCAAGGCCCAGACCCGTCGCGCCGGTCTCGACGCGGCCTGA
- a CDS encoding response regulator: protein MKRLLSRLRLRLSQRQDSEHGQQIVRIVLISLILAYVLLPAPRHDLPHGQYVGVLAIVLTGLSLSLLLFGWLLWRPARSDARRVLGMLADYGLIAAGMVQMGEPLAWVYIVVMWVTVGNGMRFGNHYLYVAVAMALVSFGFTVLQTPYWMQNFRLAIGLWLGLAAVPLYFSTLLRQLTEAMAEARRASEAKSRFLANMSHEFRTPLNGLNGMTEVLATTRLDDEQRECLSTIQASSRSLLALVEEVLDISAIEAGKLRVVAEDFAVTDVIQAIGLILMPQARAKGLDYRVKVADGVPPRVRGDVGHLRQILLNLAGNAVKFTDHGRVEIRVGVVHADTSGAVRLRFDIFDTGIGVAPAMRARLFDAFEQADVSMARRHEGTGLGTTIAKGLVEAMDGDIGYLENPPRGSHFWVELPFAPPQPMVPGAVPTLSGEEDAGPGGNVIAFADPFLRHRARVRSMQILVADDHEANRMVLQRLLQKAGHRVLCVDGGEAVLDALADSEFDAVIVDLHMPGMSGLDMLKELRVMQAGGGPRTPVLVLSADVTPEAIQRCTQAGAHAFLAKPVVAVRLLDTLAEIASNAQLRTMAAPVVRPAAPLQDGVLDSSVLDELASLGMGEGFEREFIRQCLEDAASCMGKAEQAGETAQWEVFREQSHAIKGVASNLGLMRASNRAGELMRMADWQLKAEWRVRLGVLQDAIKEGRRALDARAERRLRGAAEDGEAR from the coding sequence GTGAAACGCCTGCTGTCGCGGCTGCGGCTGCGCCTGTCCCAGCGGCAGGACAGCGAGCACGGCCAGCAGATTGTCCGTATTGTCCTGATCAGCCTGATCCTTGCCTACGTGCTGTTGCCGGCGCCGCGCCACGACCTGCCGCATGGGCAGTACGTGGGTGTGTTGGCGATCGTGCTGACCGGGTTGAGCCTGTCCCTGCTGCTGTTCGGTTGGCTGCTGTGGCGACCGGCACGTTCCGACGCGCGCCGCGTGCTTGGCATGCTGGCCGACTACGGCCTGATCGCGGCCGGCATGGTGCAGATGGGTGAGCCGCTGGCCTGGGTCTACATCGTTGTGATGTGGGTGACGGTCGGCAACGGCATGCGGTTCGGCAACCACTACCTGTACGTGGCAGTGGCAATGGCCTTGGTGAGCTTCGGCTTCACCGTGCTCCAGACACCGTACTGGATGCAGAATTTCCGCTTGGCCATCGGCCTCTGGCTCGGACTGGCCGCAGTGCCGCTGTACTTCTCCACGCTGCTGCGGCAGCTGACCGAAGCGATGGCCGAGGCCCGGCGCGCGAGCGAGGCCAAGAGCCGCTTCCTGGCCAACATGAGCCACGAGTTCCGCACCCCGTTGAATGGGCTCAACGGTATGACCGAAGTGCTGGCGACCACGCGCCTGGATGATGAGCAGCGCGAGTGCCTCAGTACCATCCAGGCGTCTTCGCGCAGCCTGCTGGCGCTGGTGGAGGAGGTGCTGGACATCTCTGCCATCGAGGCCGGCAAGCTGCGGGTGGTGGCAGAGGATTTCGCCGTGACCGACGTGATCCAGGCGATCGGGTTGATCCTGATGCCGCAGGCCAGGGCCAAGGGCCTGGATTACCGGGTGAAGGTTGCCGACGGCGTGCCACCGCGCGTGCGCGGCGACGTCGGGCACCTGCGGCAGATCCTGTTGAACCTGGCGGGCAACGCAGTCAAGTTCACCGACCACGGCCGGGTCGAGATCCGTGTCGGTGTGGTGCATGCTGATACGAGTGGCGCGGTGCGGTTGCGCTTCGATATTTTCGATACCGGCATCGGCGTGGCGCCGGCGATGCGTGCGCGCTTGTTCGATGCCTTCGAGCAGGCGGATGTGAGCATGGCGCGCCGCCATGAGGGCACGGGACTGGGCACGACCATCGCCAAGGGCCTGGTCGAAGCGATGGACGGCGACATCGGCTATCTGGAGAACCCGCCGCGCGGTAGTCACTTCTGGGTCGAGCTGCCTTTCGCGCCACCGCAGCCGATGGTGCCGGGCGCGGTCCCGACCCTGTCCGGCGAGGAGGACGCGGGGCCCGGCGGGAACGTGATTGCCTTTGCCGATCCATTCCTGCGTCATCGCGCGCGCGTGCGCAGCATGCAGATCCTGGTGGCCGACGACCACGAGGCCAACCGCATGGTCCTGCAGCGCCTGCTGCAGAAGGCCGGTCACCGGGTGCTGTGCGTCGACGGTGGTGAAGCCGTACTGGACGCATTGGCCGACAGCGAGTTCGATGCGGTCATCGTCGATCTGCACATGCCGGGCATGAGTGGGCTGGACATGCTCAAGGAACTGCGCGTGATGCAGGCCGGCGGTGGTCCGCGCACGCCGGTGCTGGTGCTCAGTGCCGATGTCACGCCGGAGGCGATCCAGCGGTGCACCCAGGCCGGTGCCCATGCATTCCTGGCCAAGCCCGTGGTGGCGGTACGGCTGCTCGACACCCTGGCCGAGATCGCCAGCAATGCCCAGTTGAGGACCATGGCCGCGCCGGTCGTGCGACCCGCGGCGCCGTTGCAGGATGGGGTGCTCGACAGCAGCGTGCTGGACGAGCTGGCGTCACTGGGAATGGGTGAAGGGTTCGAGCGTGAGTTCATCCGCCAGTGCCTGGAGGACGCAGCGAGCTGCATGGGCAAGGCCGAGCAGGCGGGTGAAACCGCGCAGTGGGAGGTGTTCCGTGAGCAGTCCCATGCGATCAAGGGCGTGGCCAGCAACCTCGGACTGATGCGCGCGTCCAACCGTGCCGGCGAGTTGATGCGGATGGCCGACTGGCAGTTGAAGGCCGAATGGCGCGTACGCCTGGGTGTGCTGCAGGACGCCATCAAGGAAGGCCGGCGTGCGCTGGATGCGCGCGCCGAGCGCCGCCTGCGCGGTGCCGCCGAGGATGGTGAGGCGCGCTGA
- a CDS encoding response regulator: MQGASVRSSRVSSPADDPAWSRNQAEYALNIVIVDDQTSARTMLRHVIEDIAPELSVYDFGDPLTALAWCEAHPVDLLLLDYRMPEMDGLEFARRFRRLPKHRDIPVILITVVGDEPIRQAALEAGVIDFLVKPIRPRELRARCYNLLQLRQQTENVKQRALSLEQRLLASMHEVEERERETLSRLARAIEFRDAGTSAYLERMARVAGLIAEQLGLPEDDVRLIEMAAPLHDMGKIAIPDAVLLKQGKLNDEELAIMRRHPRIGHELLSGSQNRFIQVGALIALRHHERYDGSGYPDGLVGEAIPLEARIVAVADVFDALISPRPYKEAWTMEATLAYLYAQRGRLFDPRCVDALMRGREQLDQICAEHSMASARPGLGA; encoded by the coding sequence ATGCAGGGTGCGAGCGTTCGCAGCAGCAGGGTATCCTCGCCTGCTGATGATCCAGCATGGTCGAGAAACCAGGCGGAGTACGCGTTGAACATCGTCATTGTTGACGACCAGACGTCCGCGCGGACGATGCTGCGTCACGTCATCGAAGACATCGCGCCGGAATTGAGCGTGTATGACTTTGGTGATCCGCTGACCGCATTGGCCTGGTGCGAGGCGCATCCGGTCGACCTGCTGCTGCTCGATTACCGCATGCCGGAGATGGACGGGCTGGAGTTCGCCCGTCGTTTCCGTCGCCTGCCCAAGCACCGCGACATCCCGGTGATCCTGATCACTGTGGTCGGTGACGAGCCGATCCGGCAGGCGGCGCTGGAAGCGGGTGTCATCGACTTCCTGGTCAAGCCGATCCGCCCGCGCGAACTGCGCGCGCGCTGCTACAACCTGCTGCAGCTGCGCCAGCAGACCGAGAACGTGAAGCAACGCGCGTTGTCGCTGGAGCAGCGCCTGTTGGCCAGCATGCATGAGGTCGAAGAGCGCGAACGCGAGACCCTGTCGCGATTGGCGCGGGCGATCGAGTTCCGTGATGCCGGCACCAGTGCCTACCTCGAACGCATGGCACGGGTTGCGGGGCTGATCGCCGAGCAGCTGGGCCTGCCCGAAGACGACGTGCGCTTGATCGAGATGGCGGCGCCGCTGCATGACATGGGCAAGATCGCCATTCCCGATGCGGTGCTGCTCAAGCAGGGCAAGCTCAACGACGAGGAGCTGGCGATCATGCGCCGGCACCCGCGAATCGGCCATGAGCTGCTCAGTGGCAGCCAGAACCGTTTCATCCAGGTGGGCGCGCTCATCGCGCTGCGCCACCACGAGCGCTATGACGGCAGCGGCTATCCTGATGGCCTGGTCGGCGAGGCGATCCCGCTGGAAGCGCGGATCGTTGCTGTCGCCGACGTGTTCGATGCACTGATCTCACCCCGTCCGTACAAGGAAGCATGGACCATGGAAGCGACACTGGCTTATCTGTACGCCCAGCGTGGGCGACTGTTCGATCCGCGCTGCGTGGATGCGCTGATGCGCGGCCGTGAGCAGCTGGACCAGATCTGCGCCGAGCATTCGATGGCGTCCGCACGCCCGGGGCTGGGCGCGTGA
- the lysS gene encoding lysine--tRNA ligase yields MSEATDTPPVDENKLIAERREKLKTLRGQGIAYPNDFRREDFAGRLQEEFADAETWTAEALEGNGRQVKMAGRLMAKRIMGKASFAQIQDESGRIQLFLQGSVLGDAYTAFKGWDVGDIIAVEGGLTRTKTGELSVKAESIRLLTKSLRPLPDKWHGLADVEQRYRQRYVDLIVTPESRAVFIKRSKIIRAMRAWLDNRDFLEVETPMMHYIPGGAAAKPFTTHHNALDLDLYLRVAPELYLKRLTVGGLERVYEINRNFRNEGVSTRHNPEFTMMELYEAYATYNEIMDLTEGVIRDVAQAVNGGTEVEWDGAKIDLGPAFRRWRMDEAVRHHNPEISAADCTDREALLRHCERLKIRVKPSYGWGKLLLEIFEATVEHTLIQPTFITDHPVEVSPLARANDNDPGYTDRFELFVNGKELANGFSELNDPEDQAQRFQAQVAAKEGGDDEAMHYDADYIRALEYGMAPTGGLGIGVDRLVMLLTGSSSIRDVLLFPYMRPEQ; encoded by the coding sequence ATGAGCGAAGCTACCGATACCCCCCCCGTTGACGAAAACAAGTTGATCGCCGAGCGCCGCGAGAAACTCAAAACGCTGCGTGGGCAGGGCATCGCGTACCCGAACGACTTCCGTCGCGAAGACTTCGCCGGCCGCCTGCAGGAGGAGTTTGCCGACGCTGAAACCTGGACCGCCGAGGCGCTGGAAGGCAACGGACGCCAGGTGAAGATGGCCGGCCGCTTGATGGCCAAGCGCATCATGGGCAAGGCCAGTTTCGCGCAGATCCAGGACGAGTCCGGCCGTATCCAGCTGTTCCTGCAGGGTTCCGTACTGGGTGATGCCTACACCGCCTTCAAGGGCTGGGACGTGGGCGACATCATCGCCGTCGAAGGCGGCCTGACCCGCACCAAGACCGGCGAACTGTCGGTCAAGGCCGAGTCGATCCGCCTTCTGACCAAGTCGCTGCGCCCGCTGCCGGACAAGTGGCATGGCCTGGCCGACGTCGAGCAGCGTTACCGCCAGCGTTACGTCGACCTGATCGTGACCCCGGAATCGCGCGCGGTGTTCATCAAGCGCTCGAAGATCATCCGCGCCATGCGCGCCTGGCTGGACAACCGCGACTTCCTGGAAGTCGAGACGCCGATGATGCATTACATCCCCGGCGGCGCGGCGGCCAAGCCGTTCACCACCCACCACAATGCGCTGGACCTGGACCTGTACCTGCGCGTGGCGCCGGAGCTGTACCTCAAGCGCCTGACCGTGGGTGGCCTGGAACGCGTCTACGAGATCAACCGCAACTTCCGCAACGAAGGCGTGAGCACCCGCCACAACCCGGAATTCACCATGATGGAACTGTACGAGGCCTATGCCACGTACAACGAAATCATGGACCTGACCGAAGGCGTGATCCGTGACGTGGCCCAGGCCGTGAACGGTGGCACTGAAGTGGAATGGGACGGCGCGAAGATCGACCTGGGCCCGGCCTTCCGCCGCTGGCGCATGGATGAAGCGGTGCGCCACCACAACCCGGAAATCTCCGCGGCCGACTGCACCGACCGCGAGGCGCTGCTGCGCCATTGCGAGCGCTTGAAGATCCGCGTCAAGCCTTCTTACGGCTGGGGCAAGCTGCTGCTGGAGATCTTCGAAGCCACGGTCGAACACACCCTGATCCAGCCGACCTTCATCACCGATCACCCGGTCGAGGTCTCGCCGCTGGCCCGTGCCAACGACAACGATCCGGGCTACACCGACCGCTTCGAGCTGTTCGTCAACGGCAAGGAGCTGGCCAACGGCTTCTCCGAACTGAACGACCCGGAAGACCAGGCGCAGCGCTTCCAGGCCCAGGTGGCCGCGAAGGAAGGCGGCGACGACGAGGCCATGCACTACGACGCCGACTACATCCGTGCGCTGGAGTACGGCATGGCGCCGACCGGCGGCCTGGGCATCGGCGTCGATCGCCTGGTGATGCTGCTGACCGGCAGCAGCTCGATCCGCGACGTGCTGCTGTTCCCGTACATGCGTCCGGAGCAGTAA